The following coding sequences are from one Dermacentor andersoni chromosome 5, qqDerAnde1_hic_scaffold, whole genome shotgun sequence window:
- the LOC126531211 gene encoding uncharacterized protein isoform X2: MSSTSSVHRLSLPPSALDRAGRRRRRQHRVSWSDQQSGGVGTGVNLSPPEGFLRERSVSLMSHAEVDGASSAASSVASSAYFTAESMSKELDSKTLCQLQSSPSLASSVTGLGSAATIATVAAAAAQHGPPSGLPSPTDNGPALPPGVPPSAAAIAMMTASAAGGDEEVDDGALDPEEFYAAIPEPPDGGWGWMIVAASFLCNMVVDGIAYTFGIFFPEFVDHFKAPKGTVAWVGSLLSGCYLSAGPLVSALTNRYGCRAVCIGGSVVACIAFLLSTIVQDVGSLMVTFGLMAGVGFGLIYLPAIVSVNQYFSKKRALATGIAVCGSGMGAFVFAPFCQYLLTVYNWKGALMILAGLSLNCAVFGALMRPLLASDNPHTKPLLQRIWEEKERQRQDSLCNSQFFLVQHADGTIEKRQKLLLNTEPGVHSTLYLDQWGKSPMDTPVITLSPIQEARPSRMGSKEDQNDDSGESGKENGGTKKASPLKEAILAPTEPEKDALQQSVVDDEKTATETTQMIPSEPDNQASVNQTAPNGHVPNGGPTVTVPAAVSAIQEIAKRKGIMSSRSATKLCLSNITMGTEMRRNSSSPRMSSSGYVYTGAANRPHGRLATSGEVWKRVSQETVAGGPRQIQKAKKKDIARPMYRKDIFYSGSVVNLPEYRQSQGDVRSYVASVLTLPATDTIPAASGVDLPDGKPGAGSFCPPCLRLPASMSDTLADMLDMELLKNPAFVLVCVSNIVGMMGFCIPFMYIADSAVLKGIDKDKAAFLLSLIGITNMIGRLIFGWLSDLPQINCLLLNNLSLCLSGIAVFILPFCYSYSTTVATCMIFGLIVAAYILLTSIILVELFGLDNLTNSFGLLSLCRGAACMVGPPLAGSRSVRPLHVLCIEGDCKRNCVFTLPVNAGLTSTPAVANGSCRVRLCEINKGLRLDSLR, encoded by the exons AGTCTATGTCCAAGGAGCTGGACTCGAAGACCCTATGCCAGCTCCAGTCGAGCCCCTCCCTGGCCAGCAGCGTCACTGGCCTCGGATCGGCGGCCACCATCGCCacggtggcagcggcggcggcacagCATGGCCCGCCCAGCGGCCTGCCTTCGCCCACGGACAACGGGCCCGCCCTACCGCCAGGAGTACCGCCATCAG cagcggcaattGCCATGATGACGGCTTCGGCGGCGGGCGGAGACGAAGAAGTAGATGACGGAGCCCTGGACCCGGAGGAATTCTACGCGGCCATCCCGGAGCCTCCGGACGGTGGCTGGGGCTGGATGATCGTTGCCGCCTCGTTCCTGTGCAACATGGTGGTCGACGGCATCGCTTACACCTTTGGAATCTTTTTCCCCGAATTCGTGGACCACTTCAAGGCACCCAAAGGAACCGTCGCCTGGGTTGGATCATTGCTCTCGGGGTGTTACCTGAGCGCCG GCCCATTGGTGAGTGCCTTGACAAATCGGTACGGCTGTCGGGCGGTGTGCATCGGCGGGAGCGTGGTGGCCTGCATCGCGTTCTTGCTCAGCACAATCGTACAAGACGTGGGCAGCCTAATGGTCACATTTGGTTTGATGGCTG GTGTCGGCTTCGGTCTCATCTATCTACCGGCCATCGTGAGCGTGAACCAATACTTCTCCAAGAAGCGCGCGCTGGCTACAGGAATTGCCGTCTGCGGCTCCGGCATGGGTGCGTTCGTGTTCGCCCCTTTCTGCCAGTACCTGCTCACCGTCTACAACTGGAAAGGGGCACTCATGATCCTGGCCGGACTGTCGCTCAACTGCGCCGTGTTTGGCGCACTCATGCGGCCGCTCCTTGCGTCGGACAACCCGCACACCAAGCCGCTTCTTCAGCGGATCTGGGAGGAAAAAGAGCGACAGCGGCAGGACTCGCTCTGCAACAGCCAGTTTTTCTTGGTGCAGCACGCGGACGGGACCATCGAGAAGAGGCAAAAGCTGCTTCTGAACACCGAGCCGGGTGTCCACTCGACCCTGTATCTCGACCAGTGGGGCAAGTCTCCCATGGACACGCCTGTCATCACGCTGTCCCCCATTCAGGAGGCCAGGCCGTCCCGTATGGGCTCAAAGGAAGACCAAAACGACGATTCTGGGGAGTCGGGAAAGGAGAACGGCGGTACTAAGAAGGCTTCACCGCTCAAGGAAGCAATCCTGGCACCCACAGAGCCTGAAAAGGATGCATTGCAGCAGTCCGTCGTTGACGACGAGAAGACAGCCACCGAGACAACCCAGATGATTCCTTCCGAACCAGACAACCAGGCTTCCGTTAACCAAACAGCACCGAACGGCCACGTCCCGAATGGTGGTCCTACGGTGACGGTGCCAGCGGCCGTGTCGGCCATTCAGGAGATCGCCAAACGCAAGGGTATCATGTCGTCCAGAAGCGCCACCAAACTGTGTCTGTCCAACATCACGATGGGAACCGAGATGCGTAGGAACAGCTCGTCTCCACGCATGTCTTCGAGTGGCTACGTGTACACGGGTGCAGCAAACCGGCCGCATGGCCGGCTGGCTACGTCTGGCGAGGTCTGGAAGCGCGTATCGCAGGAGACCGTGGCCGGCGGGCCGCGCCAGATCCAGAAAGCCAAGAAGAAAGACATTGCTCGGCCCATGTACCGCAAGGACATCTTTTACAGCGGAAGTGTAGTCAACCTCCCCGAGTACCGTCAGTCGCAGGGCGACGTTCGTTCCTACGTCGCCAGCGTCTTGACCCTACCAGCGACAGACACCATCCCTGCAGCCAGTGGCGTGGATCTTCCAGATGGCAAGCCCGGGGCAGGTTCCTTCTGCCCGCCCTGCCTGCGTCTGCCGGCCTCCATGAGCGACACCCTCGCTGACATGTTAGACATGGAATTGCTCAAGAACCCAGCTTTCGTTCTGGTCTGTGTCTCCAACATCGTGGGCATGATGGGCTTCTGCATACCTTTCATGTACATTGCCGACTCCGCCGTGCTCAAGGGCATCGACAAGGACAAGGCAGCCTTCCTTCTTTCGCTCATCGGTATCACGAACATGATCGGACGTCTCATATTCGGCTGGCTCTCTGACCTGCCCCAGATCAACTGCCTACTACTCAACAACCTTTCACTCTGCCTGAGCGGCATCGCTGTGTTCATTTTGCCCTTCTGCTACTCTTACTCTACCACCGTGGCCACGTGCATGATCTTCGGGCTAATTGTCG ctgcATATATTTTGCTCACATCAATCATCCTTGTGGAGCTCTTTGGTCTGGACAATCTGACAAACTCGTTCGGCTTACTCAGCCTGTGCAGAGGAGCTGCTTGTATGGTCGGACCTCCTCTAGCAG GTTCTCGCAGCGTCCGACCACTACATGTGCTCTGCATCGAAGGCGATTGCAAACGCAACTGTGTGTTCACACTCCCTGTGAACGCCGGCCTTACAAGTACGCCGGCCGTCGCCAATGGTTCTTGTCGTGTACGGCTGTGTGAAATAAACAAAGGCTTAAGATTGGACTCGTTGCGATGA
- the LOC126531211 gene encoding uncharacterized protein isoform X5 has protein sequence MPPLNIKSMSKELDSKTLCQLQSSPSLASSVTGLGSAATIATVAAAAAQHGPPSGLPSPTDNGPALPPGVPPSAAAIAMMTASAAGGDEEVDDGALDPEEFYAAIPEPPDGGWGWMIVAASFLCNMVVDGIAYTFGIFFPEFVDHFKAPKGTVAWVGSLLSGCYLSAGPLVSALTNRYGCRAVCIGGSVVACIAFLLSTIVQDVGSLMVTFGLMAGVGFGLIYLPAIVSVNQYFSKKRALATGIAVCGSGMGAFVFAPFCQYLLTVYNWKGALMILAGLSLNCAVFGALMRPLLASDNPHTKPLLQRIWEEKERQRQDSLCNSQFFLVQHADGTIEKRQKLLLNTEPGVHSTLYLDQWGKSPMDTPVITLSPIQEARPSRMGSKEDQNDDSGESGKENGGTKKASPLKEAILAPTEPEKDALQQSVVDDEKTATETTQMIPSEPDNQASVNQTAPNGHVPNGGPTVTVPAAVSAIQEIAKRKGIMSSRSATKLCLSNITMGTEMRRNSSSPRMSSSGYVYTGAANRPHGRLATSGEVWKRVSQETVAGGPRQIQKAKKKDIARPMYRKDIFYSGSVVNLPEYRQSQGDVRSYVASVLTLPATDTIPAASGVDLPDGKPGAGSFCPPCLRLPASMSDTLADMLDMELLKNPAFVLVCVSNIVGMMGFCIPFMYIADSAVLKGIDKDKAAFLLSLIGITNMIGRLIFGWLSDLPQINCLLLNNLSLCLSGIAVFILPFCYSYSTTVATCMIFGLIVAAYILLTSIILVELFGLDNLTNSFGLLSLCRGAACMVGPPLAGTLFDMTGSYDVPFFVSGTMLIVSGAMSFFIPCVRNTAIKPEPLPDIASPLEEIPEESDVPEDEEDNVESIV, from the exons AGTCTATGTCCAAGGAGCTGGACTCGAAGACCCTATGCCAGCTCCAGTCGAGCCCCTCCCTGGCCAGCAGCGTCACTGGCCTCGGATCGGCGGCCACCATCGCCacggtggcagcggcggcggcacagCATGGCCCGCCCAGCGGCCTGCCTTCGCCCACGGACAACGGGCCCGCCCTACCGCCAGGAGTACCGCCATCAG cagcggcaattGCCATGATGACGGCTTCGGCGGCGGGCGGAGACGAAGAAGTAGATGACGGAGCCCTGGACCCGGAGGAATTCTACGCGGCCATCCCGGAGCCTCCGGACGGTGGCTGGGGCTGGATGATCGTTGCCGCCTCGTTCCTGTGCAACATGGTGGTCGACGGCATCGCTTACACCTTTGGAATCTTTTTCCCCGAATTCGTGGACCACTTCAAGGCACCCAAAGGAACCGTCGCCTGGGTTGGATCATTGCTCTCGGGGTGTTACCTGAGCGCCG GCCCATTGGTGAGTGCCTTGACAAATCGGTACGGCTGTCGGGCGGTGTGCATCGGCGGGAGCGTGGTGGCCTGCATCGCGTTCTTGCTCAGCACAATCGTACAAGACGTGGGCAGCCTAATGGTCACATTTGGTTTGATGGCTG GTGTCGGCTTCGGTCTCATCTATCTACCGGCCATCGTGAGCGTGAACCAATACTTCTCCAAGAAGCGCGCGCTGGCTACAGGAATTGCCGTCTGCGGCTCCGGCATGGGTGCGTTCGTGTTCGCCCCTTTCTGCCAGTACCTGCTCACCGTCTACAACTGGAAAGGGGCACTCATGATCCTGGCCGGACTGTCGCTCAACTGCGCCGTGTTTGGCGCACTCATGCGGCCGCTCCTTGCGTCGGACAACCCGCACACCAAGCCGCTTCTTCAGCGGATCTGGGAGGAAAAAGAGCGACAGCGGCAGGACTCGCTCTGCAACAGCCAGTTTTTCTTGGTGCAGCACGCGGACGGGACCATCGAGAAGAGGCAAAAGCTGCTTCTGAACACCGAGCCGGGTGTCCACTCGACCCTGTATCTCGACCAGTGGGGCAAGTCTCCCATGGACACGCCTGTCATCACGCTGTCCCCCATTCAGGAGGCCAGGCCGTCCCGTATGGGCTCAAAGGAAGACCAAAACGACGATTCTGGGGAGTCGGGAAAGGAGAACGGCGGTACTAAGAAGGCTTCACCGCTCAAGGAAGCAATCCTGGCACCCACAGAGCCTGAAAAGGATGCATTGCAGCAGTCCGTCGTTGACGACGAGAAGACAGCCACCGAGACAACCCAGATGATTCCTTCCGAACCAGACAACCAGGCTTCCGTTAACCAAACAGCACCGAACGGCCACGTCCCGAATGGTGGTCCTACGGTGACGGTGCCAGCGGCCGTGTCGGCCATTCAGGAGATCGCCAAACGCAAGGGTATCATGTCGTCCAGAAGCGCCACCAAACTGTGTCTGTCCAACATCACGATGGGAACCGAGATGCGTAGGAACAGCTCGTCTCCACGCATGTCTTCGAGTGGCTACGTGTACACGGGTGCAGCAAACCGGCCGCATGGCCGGCTGGCTACGTCTGGCGAGGTCTGGAAGCGCGTATCGCAGGAGACCGTGGCCGGCGGGCCGCGCCAGATCCAGAAAGCCAAGAAGAAAGACATTGCTCGGCCCATGTACCGCAAGGACATCTTTTACAGCGGAAGTGTAGTCAACCTCCCCGAGTACCGTCAGTCGCAGGGCGACGTTCGTTCCTACGTCGCCAGCGTCTTGACCCTACCAGCGACAGACACCATCCCTGCAGCCAGTGGCGTGGATCTTCCAGATGGCAAGCCCGGGGCAGGTTCCTTCTGCCCGCCCTGCCTGCGTCTGCCGGCCTCCATGAGCGACACCCTCGCTGACATGTTAGACATGGAATTGCTCAAGAACCCAGCTTTCGTTCTGGTCTGTGTCTCCAACATCGTGGGCATGATGGGCTTCTGCATACCTTTCATGTACATTGCCGACTCCGCCGTGCTCAAGGGCATCGACAAGGACAAGGCAGCCTTCCTTCTTTCGCTCATCGGTATCACGAACATGATCGGACGTCTCATATTCGGCTGGCTCTCTGACCTGCCCCAGATCAACTGCCTACTACTCAACAACCTTTCACTCTGCCTGAGCGGCATCGCTGTGTTCATTTTGCCCTTCTGCTACTCTTACTCTACCACCGTGGCCACGTGCATGATCTTCGGGCTAATTGTCG ctgcATATATTTTGCTCACATCAATCATCCTTGTGGAGCTCTTTGGTCTGGACAATCTGACAAACTCGTTCGGCTTACTCAGCCTGTGCAGAGGAGCTGCTTGTATGGTCGGACCTCCTCTAGCAG GTACACTGTTCGACATGACGGGCTCGTACGACGTTCCGTTCTTCGTCTCAGGCACCATGCTGATTGTGTCTGGCGCCATGTCTTTCTTCATACCATGCGTGCGCAACACGGCCATCAAGCCAGAACCGCTGCCGGATATCGCTTCTCCTCTTGAAGAGATCCCCGAGGAAAGCGACGTGCCCGAAGATGAGGAAGATAACGTCGAGAGCATCGTCTAA
- the LOC126531211 gene encoding uncharacterized protein isoform X4 has protein sequence MKFATEPRKRLESMSKELDSKTLCQLQSSPSLASSVTGLGSAATIATVAAAAAQHGPPSGLPSPTDNGPALPPGVPPSAAAIAMMTASAAGGDEEVDDGALDPEEFYAAIPEPPDGGWGWMIVAASFLCNMVVDGIAYTFGIFFPEFVDHFKAPKGTVAWVGSLLSGCYLSAGPLVSALTNRYGCRAVCIGGSVVACIAFLLSTIVQDVGSLMVTFGLMAGVGFGLIYLPAIVSVNQYFSKKRALATGIAVCGSGMGAFVFAPFCQYLLTVYNWKGALMILAGLSLNCAVFGALMRPLLASDNPHTKPLLQRIWEEKERQRQDSLCNSQFFLVQHADGTIEKRQKLLLNTEPGVHSTLYLDQWGKSPMDTPVITLSPIQEARPSRMGSKEDQNDDSGESGKENGGTKKASPLKEAILAPTEPEKDALQQSVVDDEKTATETTQMIPSEPDNQASVNQTAPNGHVPNGGPTVTVPAAVSAIQEIAKRKGIMSSRSATKLCLSNITMGTEMRRNSSSPRMSSSGYVYTGAANRPHGRLATSGEVWKRVSQETVAGGPRQIQKAKKKDIARPMYRKDIFYSGSVVNLPEYRQSQGDVRSYVASVLTLPATDTIPAASGVDLPDGKPGAGSFCPPCLRLPASMSDTLADMLDMELLKNPAFVLVCVSNIVGMMGFCIPFMYIADSAVLKGIDKDKAAFLLSLIGITNMIGRLIFGWLSDLPQINCLLLNNLSLCLSGIAVFILPFCYSYSTTVATCMIFGLIVAAYILLTSIILVELFGLDNLTNSFGLLSLCRGAACMVGPPLAGTLFDMTGSYDVPFFVSGTMLIVSGAMSFFIPCVRNTAIKPEPLPDIASPLEEIPEESDVPEDEEDNVESIV, from the exons ATGAAGTTCGCGACGGAACCCAGGAAGCGGCTCG AGTCTATGTCCAAGGAGCTGGACTCGAAGACCCTATGCCAGCTCCAGTCGAGCCCCTCCCTGGCCAGCAGCGTCACTGGCCTCGGATCGGCGGCCACCATCGCCacggtggcagcggcggcggcacagCATGGCCCGCCCAGCGGCCTGCCTTCGCCCACGGACAACGGGCCCGCCCTACCGCCAGGAGTACCGCCATCAG cagcggcaattGCCATGATGACGGCTTCGGCGGCGGGCGGAGACGAAGAAGTAGATGACGGAGCCCTGGACCCGGAGGAATTCTACGCGGCCATCCCGGAGCCTCCGGACGGTGGCTGGGGCTGGATGATCGTTGCCGCCTCGTTCCTGTGCAACATGGTGGTCGACGGCATCGCTTACACCTTTGGAATCTTTTTCCCCGAATTCGTGGACCACTTCAAGGCACCCAAAGGAACCGTCGCCTGGGTTGGATCATTGCTCTCGGGGTGTTACCTGAGCGCCG GCCCATTGGTGAGTGCCTTGACAAATCGGTACGGCTGTCGGGCGGTGTGCATCGGCGGGAGCGTGGTGGCCTGCATCGCGTTCTTGCTCAGCACAATCGTACAAGACGTGGGCAGCCTAATGGTCACATTTGGTTTGATGGCTG GTGTCGGCTTCGGTCTCATCTATCTACCGGCCATCGTGAGCGTGAACCAATACTTCTCCAAGAAGCGCGCGCTGGCTACAGGAATTGCCGTCTGCGGCTCCGGCATGGGTGCGTTCGTGTTCGCCCCTTTCTGCCAGTACCTGCTCACCGTCTACAACTGGAAAGGGGCACTCATGATCCTGGCCGGACTGTCGCTCAACTGCGCCGTGTTTGGCGCACTCATGCGGCCGCTCCTTGCGTCGGACAACCCGCACACCAAGCCGCTTCTTCAGCGGATCTGGGAGGAAAAAGAGCGACAGCGGCAGGACTCGCTCTGCAACAGCCAGTTTTTCTTGGTGCAGCACGCGGACGGGACCATCGAGAAGAGGCAAAAGCTGCTTCTGAACACCGAGCCGGGTGTCCACTCGACCCTGTATCTCGACCAGTGGGGCAAGTCTCCCATGGACACGCCTGTCATCACGCTGTCCCCCATTCAGGAGGCCAGGCCGTCCCGTATGGGCTCAAAGGAAGACCAAAACGACGATTCTGGGGAGTCGGGAAAGGAGAACGGCGGTACTAAGAAGGCTTCACCGCTCAAGGAAGCAATCCTGGCACCCACAGAGCCTGAAAAGGATGCATTGCAGCAGTCCGTCGTTGACGACGAGAAGACAGCCACCGAGACAACCCAGATGATTCCTTCCGAACCAGACAACCAGGCTTCCGTTAACCAAACAGCACCGAACGGCCACGTCCCGAATGGTGGTCCTACGGTGACGGTGCCAGCGGCCGTGTCGGCCATTCAGGAGATCGCCAAACGCAAGGGTATCATGTCGTCCAGAAGCGCCACCAAACTGTGTCTGTCCAACATCACGATGGGAACCGAGATGCGTAGGAACAGCTCGTCTCCACGCATGTCTTCGAGTGGCTACGTGTACACGGGTGCAGCAAACCGGCCGCATGGCCGGCTGGCTACGTCTGGCGAGGTCTGGAAGCGCGTATCGCAGGAGACCGTGGCCGGCGGGCCGCGCCAGATCCAGAAAGCCAAGAAGAAAGACATTGCTCGGCCCATGTACCGCAAGGACATCTTTTACAGCGGAAGTGTAGTCAACCTCCCCGAGTACCGTCAGTCGCAGGGCGACGTTCGTTCCTACGTCGCCAGCGTCTTGACCCTACCAGCGACAGACACCATCCCTGCAGCCAGTGGCGTGGATCTTCCAGATGGCAAGCCCGGGGCAGGTTCCTTCTGCCCGCCCTGCCTGCGTCTGCCGGCCTCCATGAGCGACACCCTCGCTGACATGTTAGACATGGAATTGCTCAAGAACCCAGCTTTCGTTCTGGTCTGTGTCTCCAACATCGTGGGCATGATGGGCTTCTGCATACCTTTCATGTACATTGCCGACTCCGCCGTGCTCAAGGGCATCGACAAGGACAAGGCAGCCTTCCTTCTTTCGCTCATCGGTATCACGAACATGATCGGACGTCTCATATTCGGCTGGCTCTCTGACCTGCCCCAGATCAACTGCCTACTACTCAACAACCTTTCACTCTGCCTGAGCGGCATCGCTGTGTTCATTTTGCCCTTCTGCTACTCTTACTCTACCACCGTGGCCACGTGCATGATCTTCGGGCTAATTGTCG ctgcATATATTTTGCTCACATCAATCATCCTTGTGGAGCTCTTTGGTCTGGACAATCTGACAAACTCGTTCGGCTTACTCAGCCTGTGCAGAGGAGCTGCTTGTATGGTCGGACCTCCTCTAGCAG GTACACTGTTCGACATGACGGGCTCGTACGACGTTCCGTTCTTCGTCTCAGGCACCATGCTGATTGTGTCTGGCGCCATGTCTTTCTTCATACCATGCGTGCGCAACACGGCCATCAAGCCAGAACCGCTGCCGGATATCGCTTCTCCTCTTGAAGAGATCCCCGAGGAAAGCGACGTGCCCGAAGATGAGGAAGATAACGTCGAGAGCATCGTCTAA
- the LOC126531211 gene encoding uncharacterized protein isoform X1: MSSTSSVHRLSLPPSALDRAGRRRRRQHRVSWSDQQSGGVGTGVNLSPPEGFLRERSVSLMSHAEVDGASSAASSVASSAYFTAESMSKELDSKTLCQLQSSPSLASSVTGLGSAATIATVAAAAAQHGPPSGLPSPTDNGPALPPGVPPSAAAIAMMTASAAGGDEEVDDGALDPEEFYAAIPEPPDGGWGWMIVAASFLCNMVVDGIAYTFGIFFPEFVDHFKAPKGTVAWVGSLLSGCYLSAGPLVSALTNRYGCRAVCIGGSVVACIAFLLSTIVQDVGSLMVTFGLMAGVGFGLIYLPAIVSVNQYFSKKRALATGIAVCGSGMGAFVFAPFCQYLLTVYNWKGALMILAGLSLNCAVFGALMRPLLASDNPHTKPLLQRIWEEKERQRQDSLCNSQFFLVQHADGTIEKRQKLLLNTEPGVHSTLYLDQWGKSPMDTPVITLSPIQEARPSRMGSKEDQNDDSGESGKENGGTKKASPLKEAILAPTEPEKDALQQSVVDDEKTATETTQMIPSEPDNQASVNQTAPNGHVPNGGPTVTVPAAVSAIQEIAKRKGIMSSRSATKLCLSNITMGTEMRRNSSSPRMSSSGYVYTGAANRPHGRLATSGEVWKRVSQETVAGGPRQIQKAKKKDIARPMYRKDIFYSGSVVNLPEYRQSQGDVRSYVASVLTLPATDTIPAASGVDLPDGKPGAGSFCPPCLRLPASMSDTLADMLDMELLKNPAFVLVCVSNIVGMMGFCIPFMYIADSAVLKGIDKDKAAFLLSLIGITNMIGRLIFGWLSDLPQINCLLLNNLSLCLSGIAVFILPFCYSYSTTVATCMIFGLIVAAYILLTSIILVELFGLDNLTNSFGLLSLCRGAACMVGPPLAGTLFDMTGSYDVPFFVSGTMLIVSGAMSFFIPCVRNTAIKPEPLPDIASPLEEIPEESDVPEDEEDNVESIV, from the exons AGTCTATGTCCAAGGAGCTGGACTCGAAGACCCTATGCCAGCTCCAGTCGAGCCCCTCCCTGGCCAGCAGCGTCACTGGCCTCGGATCGGCGGCCACCATCGCCacggtggcagcggcggcggcacagCATGGCCCGCCCAGCGGCCTGCCTTCGCCCACGGACAACGGGCCCGCCCTACCGCCAGGAGTACCGCCATCAG cagcggcaattGCCATGATGACGGCTTCGGCGGCGGGCGGAGACGAAGAAGTAGATGACGGAGCCCTGGACCCGGAGGAATTCTACGCGGCCATCCCGGAGCCTCCGGACGGTGGCTGGGGCTGGATGATCGTTGCCGCCTCGTTCCTGTGCAACATGGTGGTCGACGGCATCGCTTACACCTTTGGAATCTTTTTCCCCGAATTCGTGGACCACTTCAAGGCACCCAAAGGAACCGTCGCCTGGGTTGGATCATTGCTCTCGGGGTGTTACCTGAGCGCCG GCCCATTGGTGAGTGCCTTGACAAATCGGTACGGCTGTCGGGCGGTGTGCATCGGCGGGAGCGTGGTGGCCTGCATCGCGTTCTTGCTCAGCACAATCGTACAAGACGTGGGCAGCCTAATGGTCACATTTGGTTTGATGGCTG GTGTCGGCTTCGGTCTCATCTATCTACCGGCCATCGTGAGCGTGAACCAATACTTCTCCAAGAAGCGCGCGCTGGCTACAGGAATTGCCGTCTGCGGCTCCGGCATGGGTGCGTTCGTGTTCGCCCCTTTCTGCCAGTACCTGCTCACCGTCTACAACTGGAAAGGGGCACTCATGATCCTGGCCGGACTGTCGCTCAACTGCGCCGTGTTTGGCGCACTCATGCGGCCGCTCCTTGCGTCGGACAACCCGCACACCAAGCCGCTTCTTCAGCGGATCTGGGAGGAAAAAGAGCGACAGCGGCAGGACTCGCTCTGCAACAGCCAGTTTTTCTTGGTGCAGCACGCGGACGGGACCATCGAGAAGAGGCAAAAGCTGCTTCTGAACACCGAGCCGGGTGTCCACTCGACCCTGTATCTCGACCAGTGGGGCAAGTCTCCCATGGACACGCCTGTCATCACGCTGTCCCCCATTCAGGAGGCCAGGCCGTCCCGTATGGGCTCAAAGGAAGACCAAAACGACGATTCTGGGGAGTCGGGAAAGGAGAACGGCGGTACTAAGAAGGCTTCACCGCTCAAGGAAGCAATCCTGGCACCCACAGAGCCTGAAAAGGATGCATTGCAGCAGTCCGTCGTTGACGACGAGAAGACAGCCACCGAGACAACCCAGATGATTCCTTCCGAACCAGACAACCAGGCTTCCGTTAACCAAACAGCACCGAACGGCCACGTCCCGAATGGTGGTCCTACGGTGACGGTGCCAGCGGCCGTGTCGGCCATTCAGGAGATCGCCAAACGCAAGGGTATCATGTCGTCCAGAAGCGCCACCAAACTGTGTCTGTCCAACATCACGATGGGAACCGAGATGCGTAGGAACAGCTCGTCTCCACGCATGTCTTCGAGTGGCTACGTGTACACGGGTGCAGCAAACCGGCCGCATGGCCGGCTGGCTACGTCTGGCGAGGTCTGGAAGCGCGTATCGCAGGAGACCGTGGCCGGCGGGCCGCGCCAGATCCAGAAAGCCAAGAAGAAAGACATTGCTCGGCCCATGTACCGCAAGGACATCTTTTACAGCGGAAGTGTAGTCAACCTCCCCGAGTACCGTCAGTCGCAGGGCGACGTTCGTTCCTACGTCGCCAGCGTCTTGACCCTACCAGCGACAGACACCATCCCTGCAGCCAGTGGCGTGGATCTTCCAGATGGCAAGCCCGGGGCAGGTTCCTTCTGCCCGCCCTGCCTGCGTCTGCCGGCCTCCATGAGCGACACCCTCGCTGACATGTTAGACATGGAATTGCTCAAGAACCCAGCTTTCGTTCTGGTCTGTGTCTCCAACATCGTGGGCATGATGGGCTTCTGCATACCTTTCATGTACATTGCCGACTCCGCCGTGCTCAAGGGCATCGACAAGGACAAGGCAGCCTTCCTTCTTTCGCTCATCGGTATCACGAACATGATCGGACGTCTCATATTCGGCTGGCTCTCTGACCTGCCCCAGATCAACTGCCTACTACTCAACAACCTTTCACTCTGCCTGAGCGGCATCGCTGTGTTCATTTTGCCCTTCTGCTACTCTTACTCTACCACCGTGGCCACGTGCATGATCTTCGGGCTAATTGTCG ctgcATATATTTTGCTCACATCAATCATCCTTGTGGAGCTCTTTGGTCTGGACAATCTGACAAACTCGTTCGGCTTACTCAGCCTGTGCAGAGGAGCTGCTTGTATGGTCGGACCTCCTCTAGCAG GTACACTGTTCGACATGACGGGCTCGTACGACGTTCCGTTCTTCGTCTCAGGCACCATGCTGATTGTGTCTGGCGCCATGTCTTTCTTCATACCATGCGTGCGCAACACGGCCATCAAGCCAGAACCGCTGCCGGATATCGCTTCTCCTCTTGAAGAGATCCCCGAGGAAAGCGACGTGCCCGAAGATGAGGAAGATAACGTCGAGAGCATCGTCTAA